Proteins from one Xiphophorus hellerii strain 12219 chromosome 8, Xiphophorus_hellerii-4.1, whole genome shotgun sequence genomic window:
- the cnnm3 gene encoding metal transporter CNNM3, whose product MVASLAGLRFLLMILLFCGIRFGACSQEAPQVVGLRLEDPGGLVRMKDRIISAPEGATFQLRLFGANLNGSWPWPWLAFAGAAAGAAGAVGDADPCEEESSRQEAAFNATEPFKADEPNSGLLTVEVKKRGSVSADFYHLCVQSGGMWASMGPDRLQVCPGEPSVPPRLDMTPTTAPPRRDMTPTAVPPWGLALLVVLMLLTCGLLRTVNLSLLWLDPVELYVLHSCGSEEEKRAAKRLEPIRRRGNFLTCSLLFLCVLGHSALGVLLYRALGSVVSAVFTSGLLIFFLAELVPHVLCSGYGFQLAPGLTWLAQVCMVLTCPLSCPLGLILDLGLGRDVSTCGIRERAMEMIRASVNDPYSEFVKEEFSRGMLRTKTVEDILTPLKDCFMLPSSAVLDFSTMSEIMQSGYTRVPIYEEERSNIVEILYVKDLALVDPEDCTPMTTITKFYNHPLHYVFNDTKLDAMLEEFKKGNSHMAIVQKVNNEGEGDPFYEVLGLVTLEDVIEEVIKSEILDESDGYLDRKVKRPMTPMEIPLEPRGSHEEFSLFKPPEGEPKIRTSPQLLLATHRFLSREVEHFSPARVSEKVLFHLLRHPNVNQEVHFDHNNRLSPSHYLYTRNHPVDYFILLLQGRVEVEIGKEGLKFENGAFTYYGVSALTLPSSVHQSPVLTQRHSPRDPFESADATSPSSYCPDYTVRALTDLQLIRVTRLQYLNALMASRAGQSPDPPEIKILPNSQTKLLNDRNATPGSSRAQESYTEEEAHG is encoded by the exons ATGGTGGCCAGCTTGGCAGGTCTACGGTTCCTGTTGATGATATTGTTGTTCTGCGGGATCAGATTCGGCGCCTGCAGCCAGGAAGCTCCGCAGGTCGTGGGGCTGCGACTGGAAGACCCCGGGGGTCTGGTGCGCATGAAGGACCGAATCATCTCGGCGCCAGAAGGAGCCACGTTCCAGCTCCGTCTCTTTGGGGCTAATCTGAATGGAAGCTGGCCGTGGCCGTGGCTCGCGTTCGCTGGGGCGGCAGCGGGAGCCGCAGGGGCGGTCGGTGATGCCGACCCGTGCGAAGAGGAGTCCAGTCGGCAGGAAGCCGCCTTTAATGCAACGGAACCGTTCAAAGCGGACGAGCCGAACAGCGGGCTGCTGACGGTGGAGGTGAAGAAGCGTGGGAGCGTCTCCGCGGATTTCTACCACCTGTGTGTGCAGAGCGGGGGGATGTGGGCATCAATGGGCCCGGACAGACTGCAAGTCTGCCCGGGAGAACCTTCAGTTCCTCCACGGCTGGATATGACTCCGACGACAGCCCCTCCACGGCGGGATATGACCCCCACGGCAGTCCCCCCGTGGGGTCTGGCTCTCCTGGTGGTGCTGATGCTGCTGACCTGCGGCCTGCTGAGGACCGTAAACTTGAGCCTGCTGTGGCTGGACCCCGTGGAGCTCTATGTTCTCCACAGCTGCGGATCCGAGGAGGAGAAGCGAGCCGCCAAGCGCCTGGAGCCAATCAGGAGGAGAGGGAACTTCTTG ACATGCTCGCTGCTCTTCCTCTGCGTCTTGGGCCACTCCGCCCTCGGGGTTCTCCTGTACCGGGCTCTGGGCTCCGTAGTCTCGGCGGTGTTCACCAGCGGCCTTCTGATCTTCTTCCTGGCTGAGCTGGTTCCTCACGTCCTGTGCTCCGGCTACGGCTTCCAGCTGGCGCCCGGGCTGACCTGGCTGGCCCAGGTCTGCATGGTGCTCACCTGTCCCCTGTCCTGTCCGCTGGGGTTGATTCTGGACCTGGGCCTGGGGAGAGACGTCAGCACCTGTGGGATACGGGAGAGAGCCATGGAGATGATCCGCGCCAGCGTCAATGACCCTTACAG CGAGTTTGTGAAAGAGGAGTTCAGCCGTGGGATGCTGCGCACCAAGACGGTGGAGGACATCCTGACCCCCCTGAAGGACTGCTTCATGCTGCCCAGCTCGGCCGTCCTGGACTTCTCCACCATGTCGGAGATCATGCAGAGCGGATACACCAGGGTGCCTATTTACGAGGAGGAGAG GTCCAACATCGTGGAAATCCTTTACGTGAAGGATTTGGCGCTGGTGGACCCGGAGGACTGCACCCCCATGACGACCATCACCAAGTTCTACAACCACCCGCTGCACTACGTCTTCAACGACACCAAGCTGGACGCCATGCTGGAGGAATTCAAGAAAG GCAACTCTCACATGGCCATCGTCCAGAAGGTGAACAACGAGGGCGAGGGCGACCCGTTCTACGAGGTTCTGGGTCTGGTCACCCTGGAGGACGTCATCGAGGAGGTCATCAAGTCTGAGATCCTGGACGAGTCCGACGGCTACT TGGACAGGAAGGTGAAACGTCCGATGACTCCTATGGAGATCCCTCTGGAGCCTCGCGGCTCCCACGAGGAGTTCTCCCTTTTCAAGCCTCCAGAGGGAGAGCCGAAGATCCGCACATCACCACAGCTCCTGCTGGCCACGCACCGCTTCCTGTCCAGAG AAGTGGAGCACTTCAGCCCAGCTCGTGTGTCTGAGAAGGTGCTGTTCCACCTGCTCCGCCACCCCAACGTCAACCAGGAGGTCCACTTCGACCACAACAACCGGCTGAGCCCGAGCCACTACCTGTACACCCGCAACCACCCAGTGGACTACTTCATCCTCCTGCTGCAG GGCCGTGTGGAGGTGGAAATCGGCAAAGAGGGCCTGAAGTTTGAGAACGGAGCCTTCACTTACTACGGCGTGTCTGCTCTGACGCTGCCCTCTTCAG tTCACCAGTCTCCGGTGTTGACCCAGCGGCACTCTCCCAGGGATCCCTTCGAGTCAGCAGACGCCACCAGCCCATCCAGCTACTGTCCCGACTACACAGTGCGAGCCCTCACTGACCTGCAGCTCATACGG GTGACCCGTCTGCAGTACCTGAACGCCCTCATGGCGTCGCGggcgggccagagtccagatCCTCCAGAGATCAAGATCCTGCCCAACAGTCAGACCAAGCTGCTCAACGACAGAAACGCCACACCAG GTAGCAGCAGAGCCCAGGAGAGCTACACAGAAGAGGAGGCTCATGGGTAG
- the LOC116723766 gene encoding sialidase-4-like: MEKKALLTSGQQSTVFLSDKEEVYRIPALHYDQDQKILLAFAEKRRTSNDASAEVLVMKTGALVKDEATLEISVKWSVSRNVVEKVHLGGFRPMNPCPVYEKTTKTLFLFFICVEGNVSEPWQRFWGVNKARLCYMTTRDAGETWSSVTDLTVNFPQTKQWATFAVGPGHGLQTESGRLIVPAYAYVSRFPSCFCVSCFFAVSRAFCFYSDDNGATWQLGNTLDDKSVECEMAEVSDGKGTRYVYCNARNEGGYRVEAVSDNGGEDFITLPPAEKLAETGGGCQGSVVSFPAQPGGSGANQEPPWLLYSHPTSQSTRVDLGVYLNKSPLDSSAWSNPWILNEGPSGYSDLAYLEGGWFACLMERGEASEIEQIACNVFSYIQVKKGIEN; the protein is encoded by the exons ATGGAAAAGAAGGCCTTGCTTACCTCCGGACAGCAGAGTACCGTCTTTCTTTCCGACAAAGAGGAGGTGTACAGGATTCCTGCTCTGCACTATGACCAAGACCAAAAGATTCTGCTGGCCTTTGCAGAGAAGCGGAGAACCTCAAACGACGCCAGCGCAGAGGTGCTGGTCATGAAAACGGGAGCGCTGGTCAAAGACGAAGCCACTCTTGAAATAAGTGTTAAG TGGTCAGTGTCCAGAAACGTGGTGGAGAAGGTCCATCTTGGTGGATTTCGCCCCATGAATCCGTGCCCAGTCTACGAAAAGACAACCAAGAcactctttctgtttttcatctgtGTCGAAGGCAACGTTTCAGAACCATGGCAGAGGTTCTGGGGCGTCAACAAGGCCCGTCTCTGCTACATGACGACCAGAGACGCCGGTGAGACCTGGAGCTCGGTCACTGACTTGACAGTAAATTTTCCTCAGACCAAACAGTGGGCAACGTTTGCCGTTGGTCCGGGTCACGGCCTCCAAACAGAAAGCGGTAGACTGATCGTTCCGGCCTACGCTTATGTCTCTCGCTTCCCCTCGTGCTTCTGCGTGTCGTGTTTTTTCGCCGTCTCGCGCGCGTTCTGCTTCTACAGTGACGACAACGGCGCCACGTGGCAGCTGGGCAACACGCTCGACGACAAATCGGTCGAATGCGAAATGGCCGAGGTTTCGGACGGCAAAGGCACCAGGTACGTCTACTGCAATGCCCGCAATGAGGGAGGCTACCGAGTGGAGGCGGTCAGCGACAACGGGGGAGAGGATTTCATCACCCTCCCTCCTGCTGAGAAGCTCGCGGAAACAGGCGGAGGATGTCAGGGGAGCGTGGTCTCCTTTCCAGCTCAACCTGGAGGGTCTGGTGCAAATCAGGAGCCACCGTGGCTGCTTTACTCCCATCCGACCAGTCAGTCCACAAGAGTGGACCTAGGGGTGTATCTGAACAAATCCCCGCTGGATTCAAGTGCGTGGAGCAACCCCTGGATCCTTAACGAGGGTCCCAGTGGTTACTCTGACCTGGCTTACCTTGAAGGCGGCTGGTTTGCATGTCTGATGGAGCGTGGAGAAGCGTCTGAAATTGAACAGATAGCATGCAATGTCTTCAGCtatattcaagtaaaaaaagGTATTGAAAACTAa